The DNA sequence GCCGGGGGCCGTCCGCCCCCGCTGGATGCTGGCCGAGGGCGCGCCCGTCGCCGTCGGCGGCGTCATCGCCACCCTGTATTTTGGCATGGACCTCTTCCTCCTGCGCCCCTTTGTGGACCCGGAGGCCCTCGGCCAGTACGCCCTCGCCGTGCGCTTCCTCATCATGCTGCTGCCCCTGGCCGACCTGCTGGGCACGGTCTTCTACCCTGTCTTCAGCCGGAAGACCCTGGACGCGCCGGACGGGGCCGGCGGCGCGTTTCTGCGGGGATGCGCGGCGGCGATGTCATTGGGGGTTCCCATGGCGGCGGGCACGCTGCTGCTGGCCCGGCCCGTGACGGTGTTTCTGGCCGGGGAGAAATTCCTTCCCGCAGCCCCCGCCGTGGCGGCCCTGGCCGCGTCCGCAGCCCTGTTCCTCCCGGCCTGCATCGGCCAGATGCAGTTGCGGGCACGGGGCATGCAGGGCCGCGCCGCCGTGATTCTCGGCGTGGCCGCAGCCTTGAAGGCCGCGCTGGTGCTGGGCTTTGCGCCCGGCCATGGCGCCGATGCGGCGGTGTGGGCCAACCTGGCCGTGGGCGCGCTCCTCGCGGCGGGCCTGGTCCTGCTGGCCGGGCGGGGGATGTCCGCGCGCTGGCCCTGGCTGGCGGCGCACACCCTGCGCGTGGTCCTGTCCACCGCGCTGATGGCGGGCGCGCTCTGGCCCCTCCGGGAGATGCCCGTCCCGCTCACCGTGCCCGCGGGCATGGCCGTCTTCCTCGCGGGCATGTTTGTGTTTGCCCCCCTCAGCCGCCGCTTCGGAGGCACACCGTCGTGGTAGAGCCTGCGGTGCAATGGACACGGACGGACACGGACGGACACGGACAGGGTGGACGGGCACGGACAGGGCACGGACGGGGCACAAAGCTTCTGCCATTGGTTGCGGCCTTTTGGTCGTGTTTCTATAATGACCGCCCGGCGGCAACCATGGGAGACCTGCCATGACTGAGACCAAACGCGCGAAAAATGTGCTGGTGGTGGTGGCCCATGCGGACGACATGGAGTTCATGGCGGCGGGCACCATCGCCCGCATGGCCGGGGAGTTCGGCCACAACGTCTACGAGTACATCCTCACGGACAACTCGCGGGGCTCGTACCGCATGTCACGGGAGGAATTGATCCGGGTCTCCGCGGCGGAGGCTGTGGAGGCGGGGCGCATCCTGGGACTGAAAGAGGTGCGGCTGGAGGGCTATCCGGACGGGGAATTGGACCAGGTGTCCACGCTGGAGTTGCGCGGCAAAATCATGGCGATGGTCCGCGAGGTGCGGGCCGACATCGTGATGAGCTGGGACCCCTTCGCCCCCTACGAGGACCATCCGGACCACCGGGCCGTGTCCATGGCCACGCTGGAGGCCGCGGCCTTCGCGTCGAACCCCCTGTTTTACCCGGAACACCCGCATCCGCCCTGCATGCCCACCGAGGCCTACTGGTTCGCGAAGACCCCGCACAACGCGGGGCTCTTTGTGGACATATCCGGGGTGATGGACCTGAAAATCGCCTCGCTCCTCGCCCATGACTGCCAGATGGTGCTGACGGTGGACGGGCTGGCGAAGGAGGCGGTGGCGCTGGGCGTGGAACTGCCCATGCTCCAAAACCTGGAGGACGGCGCCTACCGGCAGGTGATCGAGATGGGCATCCGCGAGCATTGCGCCGCCGTGGGCCAGGCCGCCGGGTTCGGCTTCGCGGAGCAGTTCCGCCATGAGAAGCTGGGCATGCTGGACAAGGTGCTGGGCACACAGTTCATCCGGCCCGATTTCGCGGACTGATTCCATCCAAAAGGAACGCCCCGCAGTCTCCCCGTTTTGGGGGCTGCGGGGCGGAATGTCATTCAATCACACGCCGGGGCTAGAAAATGTACTCCGGCTCGAGGATGGCGTCATAGTTGACATCCTTGTCCGTGAACGGGAAGGTGGACGCCTCGAAGACGCCCGTGCCCGTGCGCATCACGGCGCGGGCCGTGCCGAGCACCGGGGCCACACCGATGAGGTAGCCGAGGGGCTTGCCCTTCTTCAGGTTCTTGTCGAAGGTCATGGGGATTTCCGCCCAGCCCAGCATGACATTGGACAGGCCCCGTCCCAGCTTGGTCAGCGACTTTTCCAGCCCCGTCGGCTTGGGAAGGTCCACATCCGGATTGTAGGTCTGGGCCTGCACCGGGGCGATGGACGCCAGCACGGCGGCCAGCAGCGCCACGGTGACAATCAACGAACCCGCACGTTTCGCACTCAAGGCAAACGCCCTCCACAGGGTTGGGGCACCCATAGTTTTATCTTGACACCGGTTCAGTGTACCATAGGGCATTCCGGTTGTCAATAGTTTAATGCGCGGAAAATCCGCCGGGAACGGTCCCGGACAATAACCCTTGAACCCCTCCCCCGATGTGGGGTACTGTTCGCGCGGACGGACGACGCGGTGCGGCCCGCACGGCCCCGCCTGAGGAGAATCGCATGAACGAGCTGTATCTGGGCGCCCTGCGCGTGATGTGGCGCAAACTGCCCATCATCATCGCGGTGACGGTGGTTGCCGGCCTGCTGGCCGTGGCCAAGGAACTGGTCTATCCGCCCACCTTCACGGCGGAGAAAATGCTGCTGGTGACGGGCATGACCCAGGCGGGCGAGCGGGAGACGGTGGTCGCCTCGGACCTGATTCCGTCGCCCCTCAGCCCCAAGGCCTACGAGTACATGCTCCGGAGCAACTCCGTCCTCGGCCAGACGGTCCGGCGCCTGGACAAGGAGGGTTTCTGGGGGGAGGACGGCCCGCCGGTCCTGAATGATTTCCGGGAAAGCCTGTCTGTGGACATCGAGGTGGTGGACGAGACCAGCCGCCCCATCAACTACTCCCCGCTCATCCGCATCACCGCGAAGGGGGACACGGAGGAGGAGGCGATCAAAATAGTGAACACCTGGGCGGACGTGTCCGTCGAGGTGGCCCAGCGCGCGGCCTCGGTGCGCGTGGGCGCCCCCGCCGCCATGCTCACCATCCAGCGCGGCGAGAATGAAAAGACGCTTGAGGCGGTCTGGGACGAGATGCGCGAGGAGACGGCGCTGTGGAACGTTGACGTGATTCAGAAAGAACTGGACGCCCGCATCCTGCTGCTCAACACCTTCACGGAGAACAAGGTGACGGTGGAGCGCCAGATGGCCGTCGCCGAAGAGAAATTGCGCCTGATCAAGGCGGATTTGACCACGCTGCTCCAGGGCGAGCGCGAGCGGTATTCCACCGTGACGGGCGGGCTGCGCGACCGCATGGCCGAGGAGATGACCCTGGCCAACGTGGAGGCCATCTCCGAGGAGCTGACCATGCAGTTGGAGGTGTCCATCACGCTGGACAAAAAACAATTGGACCTGGGCCGTGAAATCAAGGGGCTGGAGGAGAAGCTCGCCACTGTGCGCGAGTCCCTCACGGCGGAGCCGCAACTGCTTGAACTGGGCCGCGCCCCGTCGGAGACGGCCTACTGGATTGCCGGCTCCGGCAACCCGAAGTCGCTCACCGACCTGCCGGGCAAGGTGATGGTGTCCCAGGAACTGAACCCGGTCCACCTCGAGCTGCGTAAGACGGAGACCGAGGTGATGGCAAGCCTGACCCAGAAGAAGGCGGAACTGGCCATGGTGGAGGCCCAGCGGGAGACGGCCCGGGCCCGGGAGGCCGAACTTCGGGCCGAATACGGCACACACAAGATGACCCAGGGCCAGATATCCGCGGACCTGCAGGCGGAGGAAAGCCTTTACTCCAAGGTCTGGACGGAGGAGAAACTCATCCTCATCAAGCAGGAGCGGGAGGCGTTGCTCGAAAAGAAGGGCGCGGAGGTTGAACTGGCCGCGCTGGACCGGCAGATTGACAGCATCAATGTCGAGGTGGCCGCCCTGAAAAAGGACCTGGCCGAGCACACGGTGGCGCAGACCCGGCTGAAAACCCGCGAGTCCCTGGCCATTGAGATATACAAGGACATCGCCCGGACCGAGTCCCAGACCGCCGCCGCCTTTGGCGTGGCCGGGGGCACGGCGGGCCAGGACCGTCCCGTCGGCCTGAACCGGATGTCCCAGGAGACCTTCGCCGTGGAGGACCGGGGAACGCTCGGCCGCAAGGGCCGGGTGATGCTCACCACCATCCTGGCGTTCCTGCTGATTAGCCTGTACATGTACGCGCGCCACGAGGGCGTGCCCCGCCT is a window from the Candidatus Hydrogenedentota bacterium genome containing:
- a CDS encoding exosortase system-associated protein, TIGR04073 family, with the translated sequence MSAKRAGSLIVTVALLAAVLASIAPVQAQTYNPDVDLPKPTGLEKSLTKLGRGLSNVMLGWAEIPMTFDKNLKKGKPLGYLIGVAPVLGTARAVMRTGTGVFEASTFPFTDKDVNYDAILEPEYIF
- a CDS encoding PIG-L family deacetylase; the encoded protein is MTETKRAKNVLVVVAHADDMEFMAAGTIARMAGEFGHNVYEYILTDNSRGSYRMSREELIRVSAAEAVEAGRILGLKEVRLEGYPDGELDQVSTLELRGKIMAMVREVRADIVMSWDPFAPYEDHPDHRAVSMATLEAAAFASNPLFYPEHPHPPCMPTEAYWFAKTPHNAGLFVDISGVMDLKIASLLAHDCQMVLTVDGLAKEAVALGVELPMLQNLEDGAYRQVIEMGIREHCAAVGQAAGFGFAEQFRHEKLGMLDKVLGTQFIRPDFAD
- a CDS encoding oligosaccharide flippase family protein, yielding MSRDNGAFPRPDRNFAVMACSEGAQKALTLLLFMVLSRMLTVEENGVYGLFVSLFPLLVVLLNMGLSDIAVREIARAPEQTGRLIAAALAGQTLIGALLLAAVPVLWFLLPDGDPAVRWVLVATLPATLPFVWGRTVLSVFSGREHFGPVAVLQVALRAAVVAATLAVLFLGASVPVLVALLAPVHLVWALAVAAWARRHAVSPITAPGAVRPRWMLAEGAPVAVGGVIATLYFGMDLFLLRPFVDPEALGQYALAVRFLIMLLPLADLLGTVFYPVFSRKTLDAPDGAGGAFLRGCAAAMSLGVPMAAGTLLLARPVTVFLAGEKFLPAAPAVAALAASAALFLPACIGQMQLRARGMQGRAAVILGVAAALKAALVLGFAPGHGADAAVWANLAVGALLAAGLVLLAGRGMSARWPWLAAHTLRVVLSTALMAGALWPLREMPVPLTVPAGMAVFLAGMFVFAPLSRRFGGTPSW